From the Manis javanica isolate MJ-LG chromosome 13, MJ_LKY, whole genome shotgun sequence genome, one window contains:
- the LOC108398119 gene encoding olfactory receptor-like protein OLF4, whose protein sequence is MNPGNDTHFSEFLLLGLSEDPELQSLLFGLFLSMYLITMLGNLLIILAVSSDSNLHTPMYFFLSNLSFVDICFTSTTIPKMLLNIQTESKAITYAGCIIQMYFFLFFAGLDDFLLTVMAYDRYMAICHPLHYTIIMNPKLCALLVLLCWVISALYSLLQSLMVLQLSFCTDLKIPQFFCEFNQMLQLACSDTFLNTMVMYLALVLLAGCPLTGILYSYSKIVSSIHGMSSLQGKYKAFSTCASHLSILSLFYCTSLGVYLSSAATHSSHSSAVASVMYTVVTPMLNPFIYSLKNKDIKGALKKFIGKAAVKGPVVLGMRKCQ, encoded by the coding sequence ATGAACCCAGGAAATGATACACATTTTTCAGagtttcttcttctgggactTTCAGAGGATCCAGAACTGCAGTCCCTCCTATTTGGGCTTTTCCTCTCCATGTACCTGATCACTATGCTtgggaacctgctcatcatcctggctgtcagctcagactccaacctgcacacacccatgtacttcttcctctccaacttgtcctttgtggacatctgcttcacctccaccaccatccccaaaatgctgctgaacatccagACAGAGAGCAAAGCCATAACCTATGCAGGCTGCATTATACAGATgtactttttcttattctttgcaGGACTGGATGACTTCCTCCTCactgtgatggcctatgaccggtacatggccatctgccaccccctGCACTACACAATCATCATGAACCCCAAGCTCTGTGCACTGCTTGTCCTGCTGTGCTGGGTTATCAGTGCCCTATATTCCTTGTTACAAAGCTTAATGGTGCTTCAACTGTCGTTCTGTACAGACTTGAAAATCCCCCAGTTTTTCTGTGAATTCAATCAGATGCTCCAACTTGCCTGTTCTGACACCTTCCTTAACACCATGGTGATGTATCTTGCATTAGTGCTGCTGGCAGGTTGTCCCCTCACTGGGATCCTTTACTCCTACTCTAAGATAGTTTCCTCCATACATGGAATGTCATCACTTCAGGGAAAGTATAAAGCATTTTCCACCTGTGCATCTCACCTCTCCATTCTCTCCTTATTTTACTGTACAAGTCTAGGTGTGTATCTTAGCTCTGCTGCTACTCACAGCTCACACTCAAGTGCAGTAGCCTCGGTGATGTACACTGTGGTCACTCCgatgctgaaccccttcatctacagtcTCAAGAATAAGGACATAAAAGGGGCTCTGAAAAAATTCATTGGGAAGGCAGCTGTAAAAGGACCAGTTGTCCTGGGGATGAGGAAGTGTCAATGA